The following coding sequences are from one Bacillota bacterium window:
- a CDS encoding NADH-quinone oxidoreductase subunit C: protein MITPTWEEIKVEPAKYLETMRALRQDGLNHLSDLTAVDWKDRGVIEVVVHLLPLSPGSDPRAAQGPRAVRVKTEVDRDRPVVASVTPIWPGANWFEREVWDLFGVDFEGHPDLRRIMTREGFVGHPLRKDFVDERPKRERVARRH, encoded by the coding sequence ATGATCACGCCCACCTGGGAAGAGATCAAAGTCGAACCGGCCAAATACCTCGAGACCATGCGGGCCTTGCGCCAGGACGGTTTGAACCACCTGTCCGACCTGACTGCCGTGGATTGGAAAGACCGCGGGGTCATCGAGGTCGTCGTGCACCTGTTGCCCCTGAGTCCGGGGAGCGACCCCCGGGCCGCCCAGGGACCGCGGGCCGTCCGGGTCAAGACCGAGGTCGACCGGGACCGGCCGGTCGTCGCCAGCGTCACCCCGATCTGGCCGGGGGCCAACTGGTTCGAGCGTGAGGTCTGGGACCTTTTCGGGGTCGACTTCGAGGGCCATCCCGACCTGCGCCGGATCATGACTCGCGAGGGCTTCGTCGGGCATCCGCTGCGGAAGGACTTCGTCGATGAACGACCCAAGCGCGAGCGCGTAGCTCGCCGGCACTAG
- a CDS encoding NADH-quinone oxidoreductase subunit B family protein has product MDLKTAEPAANPTGKPAAEPTPKGSDFVLGHHLPGVVTTQLQKVINWGRRNSLWYLTFGLACCAVEDIMAAGAAHFDLDRLGLFFRASPRQADVMFVAGTVTEKMAPRIRQLWEQMAEPRYVIALGSCAISGGPFAGGYNTVLGVDKVIPVDVYVPGCPPRPEALYYGILKLQEKIRKQGIPESKGKEARP; this is encoded by the coding sequence ATGGATCTGAAGACGGCCGAACCCGCGGCCAACCCCACGGGCAAGCCTGCGGCCGAACCCACCCCCAAGGGCAGTGACTTCGTCCTCGGCCATCACCTCCCGGGGGTCGTCACCACCCAGTTGCAGAAGGTCATCAACTGGGGCCGTCGGAACTCGCTTTGGTATCTGACCTTTGGTCTGGCCTGTTGCGCGGTCGAGGACATCATGGCCGCCGGCGCGGCCCATTTCGATCTCGACCGTCTCGGTTTGTTCTTCCGGGCTTCGCCAAGGCAAGCCGACGTGATGTTCGTGGCCGGGACGGTGACCGAGAAGATGGCCCCCCGCATCCGGCAGCTCTGGGAGCAGATGGCCGAGCCTCGCTACGTCATCGCCCTCGGCTCCTGCGCCATCTCGGGGGGGCCGTTCGCCGGGGGTTACAACACCGTGCTCGGGGTGGACAAGGTCATCCCGGTCGACGTCTACGTCCCGGGCTGCCCGCCGCGCCCCGAAGCGCTCTATTACGGCATCCTCAAGCTTCAGGAGAAGATCCGCAAGCAGGGTATCCCGGAGAGCAAGGGCAAGGAGGCTCGTCCATGA
- the ndhC gene encoding NADH-quinone oxidoreductase subunit A → MVNWVNVAIFLIAGVIVVAAGMGMAWLLRPTYPDPRKRDPYECGEVPFGDARIRFNIRYYVFALVFVVFDVESIFLYPWAVMFRQLGLFGLGEMLIFLGILVVGLVYAWKKRVLEWI, encoded by the coding sequence ATGGTCAATTGGGTGAACGTCGCCATCTTCCTCATCGCCGGGGTCATCGTCGTGGCTGCTGGTATGGGCATGGCCTGGCTCTTGCGGCCGACCTACCCGGACCCGCGTAAGCGCGACCCCTACGAATGCGGTGAGGTCCCCTTCGGCGACGCGCGGATCCGCTTTAACATCAGGTACTACGTGTTCGCCCTGGTCTTCGTGGTCTTCGATGTCGAGAGTATCTTCCTATACCCCTGGGCCGTCATGTTCCGACAGCTGGGGCTGTTCGGCCTCGGCGAGATGCTCATCTTCCTGGGCATCCTCGTCGTCGGCCTGGTCTACGCCTGGAAGAAGAGGGTGCTCGAATGGATCTGA
- a CDS encoding YlbF family regulator, which yields MNVYDVAHQLAKAVAESDEYRAFLAEMKKLEANQTAADMFFDFRRRELELQAAQMMGQQPAEEKLSQLRRLAEIISMHPDIVAFTAAEYRFDQLMADIQRIQSEAVTDWLEFANKVTARAMEAAGPGTEKSRDADGPPSPGEPPSPDQTAE from the coding sequence ATGAACGTCTACGACGTCGCCCACCAGTTGGCCAAGGCCGTCGCCGAATCCGATGAGTACCGTGCGTTCCTGGCCGAGATGAAGAAGCTCGAGGCCAACCAGACCGCGGCCGACATGTTTTTCGACTTCCGCCGACGCGAGCTGGAGCTTCAGGCGGCCCAGATGATGGGGCAGCAGCCGGCCGAGGAAAAGCTCAGTCAACTGCGCAGGTTGGCGGAGATAATAAGCATGCACCCGGATATCGTCGCCTTCACCGCCGCCGAGTACCGCTTCGACCAGTTGATGGCCGACATCCAGCGGATTCAAAGCGAGGCGGTGACCGACTGGTTGGAGTTCGCCAACAAGGTGACCGCGCGGGCGATGGAAGCGGCAGGGCCGGGGACCGAGAAGAGCCGGGACGCCGATGGGCCCCCTTCCCCCGGCGAGCCCCCTTCCCCCGACCAGACCGCGGAATAG